One window from the genome of Pseudomonas fluorescens encodes:
- a CDS encoding aldehyde dehydrogenase family protein, giving the protein MTEHLKHFIAGASFEASDGRRINLVNPVTEQVYGSCARGTVEDVDRAVGAARHQLERGAWSQLDGAQRARLLSKLADLVERDTDVLADMDADAIGRSPIEPRRLDVPNAVANLRASSGWANQLEGRTIPSGGYFGTKSLSYTVREPVGVVGAIVPWNSPLMITVWKLAALLAAGCTVVIKPSEETPQSALHLATLAQEAGFPDGVINVVTGYGNEVGRALCEHPHVDKISFTGSPEAGREIQRTAGVLFKRVALELGGKSPQIVFDDASFDDALFGCSLGLFANQGQVCAAGSRILVQRGLADRFAAALADAARAVKVGDPRQPGVQMGPVAKKAQLDRVNRYIQLGIDQGASLLAGGVSNPEQGWFVRPTIFANARNDMAIAQDEIFGPVGTVITFDSEEEAVALANDSNYGLAATVWTSDLARAHRVAAAVKAGAVGINCWSPLDANLPWGGVKASGIGREGGFSGALAYTEEKVITVLLPG; this is encoded by the coding sequence GACGGCCGCCGCATTAACCTCGTCAACCCCGTGACGGAACAGGTCTACGGCAGCTGCGCCCGCGGCACCGTCGAGGACGTGGACCGTGCCGTGGGCGCCGCACGCCACCAGCTCGAACGTGGCGCCTGGAGCCAGCTTGACGGCGCCCAGCGCGCTCGACTGCTGTCGAAACTGGCCGACCTGGTGGAACGCGACACCGACGTGCTGGCCGATATGGACGCCGACGCCATCGGCCGCTCGCCGATCGAACCGCGCCGGCTGGACGTACCCAACGCAGTCGCCAACCTGCGCGCCTCCTCCGGCTGGGCCAACCAGCTCGAGGGGCGGACCATTCCCTCCGGCGGCTACTTTGGCACCAAGTCCCTCTCGTACACAGTACGGGAACCGGTGGGCGTGGTCGGTGCCATCGTTCCCTGGAACTCACCGCTGATGATCACGGTCTGGAAGCTCGCCGCCCTGTTGGCCGCAGGCTGTACCGTGGTCATCAAACCGTCGGAAGAGACGCCACAGTCGGCGCTGCACCTGGCAACGCTGGCCCAGGAAGCGGGCTTCCCCGATGGCGTGATCAACGTCGTCACCGGCTACGGCAACGAGGTGGGTCGCGCCCTGTGCGAACACCCCCATGTCGACAAGATCAGCTTCACCGGCAGCCCCGAAGCCGGACGTGAGATCCAACGCACTGCCGGCGTGCTGTTCAAGCGCGTGGCCCTGGAGTTGGGCGGCAAGAGCCCGCAGATTGTCTTCGACGATGCCTCCTTCGACGACGCGCTGTTCGGCTGCTCCCTCGGCCTGTTCGCCAACCAGGGCCAGGTCTGCGCGGCCGGCTCGCGCATCCTGGTCCAGCGCGGCCTCGCCGATCGCTTCGCCGCAGCGTTGGCCGATGCCGCGCGCGCCGTCAAGGTAGGCGACCCTCGCCAACCCGGCGTGCAGATGGGGCCGGTGGCCAAGAAAGCCCAATTGGATCGCGTCAACCGCTACATCCAGTTGGGCATCGACCAAGGTGCGTCCCTGCTGGCCGGTGGGGTATCGAACCCTGAACAAGGTTGGTTCGTCCGGCCGACCATCTTCGCCAACGCCCGCAATGACATGGCGATCGCCCAGGACGAGATCTTCGGGCCCGTCGGCACGGTGATCACGTTCGACAGCGAAGAAGAGGCCGTCGCACTCGCCAACGATTCCAACTACGGCCTTGCAGCCACAGTCTGGACCAGCGACCTGGCACGAGCGCATCGCGTCGCTGCGGCGGTGAAGGCCGGGGCCGTGGGCATCAACTGCTGGAGCCCGCTGGACGCCAACCTGCCATGGGGCGGCGTCAAGGCCAGCGGCATTGGCCGGGAAGGAGGATTCAGCGGCGCGCTGGCCTACACCGAGGAGAAGGTCATTACCGTGCTGCTGCCCGGCTGA
- a CDS encoding cytochrome b: protein MNPVNQTTIDRYPTSLRILHWVRAVLVAGLLWAGWHMTGLDDEVASKYELYYPWHKSFGVLVFLVVLVQIALRVRAARLPQPPETLARYERVSSRLAHRTLYALLVIVPLMGYSMSSTYTMSDGVFFFGVNLPELLGKNDDWFVVFQWLHKVLAYTLLGLILVHVAGALKHRFYDRDPRNDVLRRML, encoded by the coding sequence ATGAATCCGGTAAATCAAACAACAATTGATCGGTATCCAACGTCCCTGCGAATTTTGCACTGGGTGCGCGCCGTGCTCGTCGCTGGCCTCCTCTGGGCGGGCTGGCACATGACTGGGCTCGATGACGAAGTGGCAAGCAAATATGAGCTCTATTACCCGTGGCACAAATCCTTTGGGGTGCTGGTATTCCTGGTAGTCCTGGTCCAGATCGCCCTGCGGGTGAGAGCGGCCAGGCTGCCACAACCGCCAGAGACGCTGGCACGGTATGAGCGGGTTTCGTCAAGACTTGCCCACCGAACCTTGTACGCGCTGCTGGTGATCGTGCCGTTGATGGGCTATTCGATGTCGAGCACCTACACGATGAGCGACGGCGTCTTCTTTTTTGGGGTGAACCTTCCGGAGCTCCTGGGCAAGAATGACGACTGGTTCGTCGTCTTCCAATGGCTGCACAAAGTGCTCGCCTACACCCTGCTCGGCCTGATCCTGGTGCATGTCGCCGGTGCCCTGAAGCATCGGTTTTATGACCGCGACCCTCGAAACGACGTCCTGCGCCGCATGCTGTGA
- a CDS encoding M10 family metallopeptidase C-terminal domain-containing protein translates to MPSPLGYSSTSSAIRTGNAQVDSLLVGTYWGTPSLTYSFMTNSSLFAADYSSDNEYEAGYVLTSAQQNSIVSALGMWSSVANIKFTQVGESGTNVGDLRFGGYQNMDGDTAAWAYFPDETPSAGDVWIGPVTNNPSPVKGTYDYLVFVHEIGHALGLKHPFSQLLSNPTVLAPQFDDVRYTVMSYDAAYSYQPTTPMLLDIAAIQSLYGANTQWQTGNNSYSWAVGQSVFETIWDAGGTDSIDAFNQLEAVRINLNEGQFSKIGQAFTDLTTQAAFNEGLAIAYGAKIENAFGSANDDTLIGNALANVLNGRAGKDTMIGGAGNDTYVVDNIGDVVQESSTLASETDTVISAVDYTLGANIEVLTLSASANLNGTGNALNNRITGNAGANTLDGGSGIDTLIGGAGNDTYVVDNLKDVVTETTTLASEIDTVRASVNWTLGANLENLILTGTAQLSGTGNALNNVLTGNAGNNVLNGGAGLDTLIGGAGNDAYTLDQVAELALVQEGVDQGRDSLTLTYAASASSSVVDLNLSNLRNVESVILSGAGAFTVIGNELSNSLIGNASANNLQGGAGNDNLDGGAGADTLSGGTGNDIYTIDDLKDVISETSTLAGEIDTVRSAVNWSLGANLENLTLIGSANLNGSGNASSNVMTGNAGNNALSGGSGNDTLDGGSGIDTLIGGAGNDTYVVDNLKDVVNETTLLSSEIDTVRSSVNWSLGANLENLTLIGSANLNGSGNASNNVMTGNAGNNALSGGSGNDTLDGGSGIDTLIGGAGNDTYVVDNLKDVVTEASTLASEIDTVRASVNWTLGANLENLILTGTAQLSGTGNALNNVLTGNAGNNVLNGGAGLDTLIGGAGNDAYTLDQVAELALVQEGVDQGRDSLTLTYAASASSSVVDLNLSNLRNVESVILSGAGAFTVIGNELSNSLIGNASANNLQGGAGNDNLDGGAGADTLSGGTGNDIYTIDDLKDVISETSTLAGEIDTVRSAVNWSLGANLENLTLIGSANLNGSGNASNNVMTGNAGNNALSGGSGNDTLDGGSGIDTLIGGTGNDTYVIDNAQDVIRETSTLTSETDTVVSSVSWFLGANLENLTLTGTAFMGIGNELDNVLIGNAGNNALDGGAGNDTLIGGLGGDSLHGGDGADRFVFNTLGDLGKGFGSDSISDFNSLQGDKLDLSKLDANLLTTFVDSFSFIDSNDFTAAGQLRFVDQVLYGNVNGDLGADFEIQLTGVNTLNANDLIV, encoded by the coding sequence ATGCCCAGTCCACTTGGTTACTCTTCTACTTCGTCCGCCATTCGGACCGGCAACGCACAAGTCGATAGCTTGCTGGTCGGTACCTATTGGGGGACCCCGTCCCTGACGTACAGCTTCATGACGAACAGTTCATTATTCGCCGCCGACTACAGCAGTGACAATGAATATGAGGCCGGCTACGTCCTGACGTCAGCCCAGCAGAACAGTATCGTCAGTGCGCTCGGCATGTGGAGTTCGGTTGCCAATATCAAGTTCACACAGGTCGGCGAATCCGGTACCAATGTGGGTGACCTGCGTTTCGGCGGCTACCAGAATATGGACGGCGACACCGCTGCCTGGGCTTATTTTCCCGATGAAACCCCCAGCGCCGGTGATGTCTGGATCGGACCGGTGACGAACAACCCGAGTCCTGTCAAAGGCACTTACGACTACCTGGTCTTTGTCCATGAGATCGGTCACGCGCTGGGTCTCAAGCATCCGTTTTCCCAGTTGCTGTCGAACCCGACGGTGCTTGCCCCCCAGTTCGATGATGTCCGTTATACGGTCATGAGCTACGACGCCGCGTATTCCTATCAGCCAACCACGCCCATGTTGCTGGATATCGCTGCCATCCAGAGTCTCTACGGTGCGAACACTCAGTGGCAAACGGGGAACAACTCGTATAGCTGGGCTGTTGGACAGTCGGTTTTCGAGACTATCTGGGACGCTGGCGGCACTGATTCAATTGATGCCTTCAATCAGCTGGAAGCAGTCCGCATCAACCTGAATGAAGGCCAGTTCAGCAAAATCGGCCAAGCGTTTACGGACCTCACTACCCAGGCCGCTTTCAACGAAGGGCTGGCGATCGCCTATGGCGCCAAGATCGAAAACGCATTCGGCTCGGCCAATGACGACACACTGATCGGTAATGCGCTGGCCAACGTCCTGAACGGTCGTGCCGGCAAAGATACGATGATCGGCGGGGCAGGCAATGACACTTACGTCGTCGACAATATCGGTGACGTTGTCCAGGAAAGCAGCACCCTGGCCAGTGAAACCGACACAGTCATCTCTGCGGTCGATTACACCCTGGGCGCCAACATCGAGGTCCTGACGCTGAGCGCGAGCGCCAATCTCAATGGCACGGGCAACGCGTTGAACAACCGCATCACTGGCAACGCCGGTGCCAATACCCTGGACGGCGGCAGCGGTATCGATACCCTGATCGGCGGTGCCGGCAATGACACCTACGTGGTCGACAACCTCAAGGATGTCGTCACCGAAACCACGACCCTGGCCAGCGAAATCGATACCGTGCGCGCTTCGGTGAACTGGACGCTGGGCGCCAACCTGGAAAACCTCATCCTGACCGGCACTGCCCAGCTCAGTGGTACCGGCAACGCCCTGAACAACGTGCTGACCGGTAACGCCGGCAACAACGTGCTGAACGGTGGCGCCGGGCTGGACACGCTGATCGGTGGCGCGGGGAATGACGCCTATACGCTGGATCAGGTCGCTGAGCTGGCCCTGGTCCAAGAGGGTGTCGATCAGGGGCGCGACAGCCTGACCCTCACTTACGCCGCAAGCGCGTCGAGCAGCGTCGTCGACCTGAACCTCAGCAATCTGCGCAACGTCGAAAGCGTCATTCTGAGCGGCGCCGGGGCGTTCACCGTGATTGGCAACGAGCTGAGCAACAGCCTGATAGGCAATGCTTCGGCGAACAACCTCCAGGGTGGGGCGGGCAACGATAACCTCGATGGTGGCGCGGGTGCCGATACCTTGAGTGGCGGTACGGGCAATGACATCTACACGATCGATGACCTCAAGGATGTCATCAGCGAAACCAGTACCTTGGCGGGTGAAATCGACACCGTGCGTTCAGCGGTCAACTGGAGCCTGGGCGCCAATCTGGAGAACCTCACGCTGATCGGCAGCGCCAACCTCAACGGCAGTGGCAACGCCTCGAGCAACGTGATGACCGGCAATGCCGGCAACAACGCGCTGAGCGGTGGTTCAGGCAACGACACGCTGGACGGCGGCAGTGGCATCGATACGCTTATTGGCGGTGCCGGCAACGACACTTATGTAGTCGACAACCTCAAGGACGTCGTTAACGAAACGACCCTCCTGAGCAGTGAAATCGACACTGTACGTTCATCGGTCAACTGGAGCCTGGGCGCCAATCTGGAGAATCTGACGCTGATTGGCAGCGCCAACCTCAACGGCAGTGGTAACGCCTCGAACAACGTGATGACCGGCAATGCCGGCAACAACGCGCTGAGTGGTGGTTCAGGCAACGACACGCTGGACGGCGGCAGTGGCATCGATACGCTTATTGGCGGTGCCGGCAATGACACCTATGTGGTCGACAACCTCAAGGATGTCGTCACCGAAGCCTCGACCCTGGCCAGCGAAATCGATACCGTGCGCGCTTCGGTGAACTGGACGCTGGGCGCCAACCTGGAAAACCTCATCCTGACCGGCACTGCCCAGCTCAGTGGTACCGGCAACGCCCTGAACAACGTGCTGACCGGTAACGCCGGCAACAACGTGCTGAACGGTGGCGCCGGGCTGGACACGCTGATCGGTGGCGCGGGGAATGATGCCTATACGTTGGATCAGGTCGCTGAGCTGGCCCTGGTCCAAGAGGGTGTCGATCAGGGTCGCGACAGCCTGACCCTCACTTACGCCGCAAGCGCGTCGAGCAGCGTCGTCGACCTGAACCTCAGCAATCTGCGCAACGTCGAAAGCGTCATTCTGAGCGGCGCCGGGGCGTTCACCGTGATTGGCAACGAGCTGAGCAACAGCCTGATAGGCAATGCTTCGGCGAACAACCTCCAGGGTGGGGCGGGCAACGATAACCTCGATGGTGGCGCGGGTGCCGATACCTTGAGTGGCGGTACGGGCAATGACATCTACACGATCGATGACCTCAAGGATGTCATCAGCGAAACCAGTACCTTGGCGGGTGAAATCGACACCGTGCGTTCAGCGGTCAACTGGAGCCTGGGCGCCAATCTGGAGAACCTCACGCTGATCGGCAGCGCCAACCTCAACGGCAGTGGCAACGCCTCGAACAACGTGATGACCGGCAATGCCGGCAACAACGCGCTGAGCGGTGGTTCAGGCAACGACACGCTGGACGGCGGCAGTGGCATCGATACGCTTATTGGCGGCACTGGCAACGACACCTATGTAATCGACAACGCTCAGGATGTCATCAGGGAAACCTCCACACTGACCAGCGAAACCGATACGGTAGTCTCGTCTGTGAGCTGGTTCCTGGGTGCCAATCTGGAGAACCTCACGCTGACGGGTACCGCCTTCATGGGGATCGGTAACGAACTGGACAATGTGCTGATCGGCAACGCCGGAAATAACGCCCTGGACGGTGGGGCCGGCAATGACACACTGATCGGCGGCCTGGGTGGGGACAGCCTCCACGGTGGAGACGGAGCCGACCGCTTTGTTTTCAACACGCTGGGTGATCTGGGCAAAGGATTTGGCAGTGACTCCATTTCCGACTTCAATAGCCTGCAGGGCGACAAGTTGGACCTGTCGAAACTCGATGCCAATCTCCTGACCACGTTTGTCGACTCGTTCAGCTTCATCGATTCGAATGATTTCACGGCAGCGGGACAATTGCGCTTCGTCGACCAGGTGCTGTACGGCAACGTCAATGGTGATCTGGGCGCGGATTTTGAAATCCAGCTGACGGGTGTCAATACCCTCAACGCCAACGATCTGATCGTTTGA
- a CDS encoding TolC family protein, producing MKRLITLCLALMPLGVLADDTYVDLWQLHQEAQGADPRVLRAQALTRSGEGKERAAFGQLLPQLNASGSVNRSRRDDDLNRIQYNGKRMAVVLNQVIYDPQVWRSYQKYIELTRQSGYESTDTQVQASIDLSERYFAVLAAEDELSLVRSELQATERNLKRVKALYARQMAMVTDALDLEARVDALKADEIEASNKVLVSREAISELVGRDVSERFKRIGDNPAFSLPAQAQDYWVQTALDSNPALHAREHSVLAAEAAIAENKAGHLPRLGLNLTAQRSDIGYEGAVTPRSDNLVASLDLQMPLYSGGSTRARVSSSESDKEVAQQELEALRRQVIKETRTAYLGMSAELSRIKATRRALESAEKSRMATEKAFGYGVKNAVDVLDSIKEEFRARRDFYQSQYKFVTSLLVLHRWSGRLGDGDIRRANEWLVTP from the coding sequence ATGAAGCGCCTGATCACCCTGTGCCTGGCACTCATGCCATTGGGCGTCCTCGCTGACGACACTTATGTCGACCTGTGGCAATTGCACCAGGAAGCGCAAGGGGCTGATCCGCGCGTCCTGCGGGCACAAGCCCTGACCCGAAGCGGCGAGGGCAAGGAGCGGGCGGCCTTCGGTCAATTGTTGCCGCAGCTCAACGCCAGTGGCAGCGTCAACCGCAGCCGTCGCGACGACGACCTGAACCGTATCCAGTACAACGGCAAGCGCATGGCCGTGGTGCTCAATCAGGTGATCTACGATCCACAGGTCTGGCGCAGTTACCAGAAGTACATCGAGTTGACCCGGCAGAGTGGCTACGAGTCGACCGATACCCAGGTGCAGGCCAGCATCGATCTGTCCGAGCGCTATTTCGCCGTGCTTGCCGCGGAAGACGAGCTGTCGCTGGTGCGCAGCGAACTGCAGGCGACGGAGCGTAACCTCAAGCGGGTCAAGGCTTTGTACGCGCGCCAGATGGCGATGGTGACCGACGCGCTGGATCTCGAGGCACGGGTGGATGCGCTCAAGGCTGACGAGATCGAAGCCAGCAACAAGGTCCTGGTCAGCCGTGAAGCGATTTCCGAACTGGTGGGGCGCGATGTCAGTGAGCGGTTCAAGCGCATCGGCGACAATCCCGCCTTCAGCCTGCCGGCGCAAGCGCAGGACTACTGGGTGCAGACGGCACTCGACAGCAACCCGGCGTTGCACGCCCGGGAGCACAGCGTCCTCGCCGCCGAGGCGGCCATCGCTGAAAACAAGGCAGGGCATCTTCCCCGGCTGGGCCTGAACTTGACGGCGCAGCGCAGTGATATCGGCTATGAAGGCGCCGTGACGCCTCGCTCGGACAACCTCGTGGCCTCCCTGGATTTGCAGATGCCGCTCTACAGCGGCGGTTCCACTCGTGCACGGGTATCGAGCTCCGAAAGTGACAAGGAAGTCGCCCAGCAAGAGCTGGAAGCCTTGCGTCGCCAGGTCATCAAGGAAACCCGCACGGCTTATCTCGGCATGAGCGCCGAACTCAGCCGGATCAAGGCAACACGGCGTGCGCTGGAGTCTGCCGAGAAGTCACGCATGGCCACGGAAAAAGCCTTTGGCTACGGCGTCAAGAATGCCGTCGATGTGCTGGATAGCATCAAGGAAGAGTTTCGTGCACGACGTGATTTCTATCAGTCCCAATACAAGTTCGTGACCAGTTTACTGGTATTGCATCGCTGGAGCGGTCGATTGGGAGATGGGGATATTCGCCGGGCGAATGAATGGCTGGTTACGCCATAG
- a CDS encoding HlyD family type I secretion periplasmic adaptor subunit produces MQNSQHSSTALPIDDRPIRRVGYLMLLVTFGLFGGWAALAPLDSSALAPGVVTVKSYRKTVQHLEGGIVRELRVHDGDLVKTGDVLLVLDNTQARSEMETTRSQLIAALQLQARLEAERDALPEPVAVPALDPADPRVQEARDSEARIFQTRRTSLLGEIGLQEKTIGQIEEQIRGFKAIIASKQMLAASYQDEIVDLRALLAEGYVDKQRLREQERSLARLQTEIAESQSEIAQARVHVDEAKLKILQLKKAFASEVAGLLGDARTKVYELRERLATLQDRDQRTDILAPESGMVMGMTVHTLGAVVSPGTALLDIVPANEELIVEAQVSPMDIDRIALGKLADIRFSAFKSSTTPVIEGRLVQISADRLINKDTGTAYYLARVALTDKGRQTLGNLTLVPGMPVEVLVNTGARTLLQYLMQPASNVFARSLIED; encoded by the coding sequence ATGCAAAACAGTCAGCACTCATCCACCGCGTTGCCCATCGATGACAGGCCGATACGCCGCGTCGGCTACCTCATGCTGCTGGTCACCTTTGGCCTGTTCGGTGGCTGGGCGGCATTGGCCCCCCTCGACAGCTCGGCACTCGCGCCGGGCGTGGTCACGGTCAAAAGTTATCGCAAGACGGTGCAGCACCTGGAAGGTGGCATCGTGCGCGAACTGCGCGTGCACGACGGGGACCTGGTGAAAACCGGCGATGTGTTGCTGGTGCTCGACAACACCCAGGCGCGTTCGGAAATGGAAACGACGCGCAGCCAGTTGATCGCCGCGCTGCAGTTGCAAGCCCGGTTGGAGGCGGAACGTGACGCGCTGCCCGAGCCAGTGGCGGTGCCGGCCCTGGACCCCGCTGACCCGCGAGTGCAAGAGGCCCGGGACAGTGAGGCACGAATTTTCCAGACTCGACGGACCTCGTTGCTGGGTGAAATCGGTTTGCAAGAGAAGACCATCGGACAAATCGAGGAACAGATTCGCGGATTCAAGGCCATCATCGCCAGCAAGCAGATGCTGGCGGCCTCTTATCAAGACGAAATAGTCGATCTGCGGGCACTGCTTGCCGAAGGCTACGTGGACAAGCAGCGCCTGCGCGAACAGGAGCGCAGCCTCGCTCGCCTGCAAACCGAAATAGCCGAAAGCCAGTCCGAGATCGCGCAAGCGCGGGTCCATGTCGACGAGGCGAAGCTGAAGATCCTGCAATTGAAAAAGGCCTTCGCCAGCGAAGTCGCCGGCCTGCTGGGCGATGCGCGGACCAAGGTGTATGAGTTGCGCGAGCGACTGGCCACTTTGCAGGACCGCGATCAGCGTACCGATATCCTCGCGCCCGAGTCCGGAATGGTCATGGGCATGACCGTCCACACCCTCGGTGCCGTGGTCAGCCCGGGCACTGCGCTGCTGGACATCGTTCCGGCCAACGAGGAACTGATCGTCGAGGCGCAAGTGTCGCCGATGGACATCGACCGCATCGCGTTGGGCAAGTTGGCGGACATTCGCTTCAGCGCATTCAAGAGCAGCACCACGCCTGTCATCGAGGGACGGCTGGTGCAGATTTCCGCTGACCGTCTGATCAACAAGGACACAGGCACGGCTTATTACTTGGCACGCGTAGCCCTGACGGACAAAGGGCGCCAGACGCTGGGCAACCTTACCCTGGTGCCGGGAATGCCGGTCGAAGTGCTGGTCAATACGGGCGCGCGGACGCTGTTGCAATACTTGATGCAGCCTGCGAGCAATGTGTTCGCCCGTTCGTTGATCGAGGACTGA
- a CDS encoding type I secretion system permease/ATPase, translated as MSAHVRTELEGALAVCKGSFLSVGFFSFFVNLLMLVPSFYMLQVYDRAVGSASLSTLLMLTLIMLLLMITMGGLEWVRSRIMVRISTRLDTLLSRRLFDASFKQALNTSGMNATAQPLSDLNGLRQFLTGNGLFAFFDAPWIPIYLAVMFMFHSWYGWMGIVSAVLLGALAFANEKLTHSPLQAANREQMAATAFTNKSLRNAEVVESMGMLASLREHWSGRTHKILALQSLASDRAATITSVSRTFRQIVQSLVLGLGAYLTINHEISSGLMIAGSILLGRALAPIDQLIGVWKGFLGARAQYARLHELLLKIAAEPERMPLPAPEGAIRVEGLSAGSPDARKPIIRGVDFQVAAGEVVGIIGPSGAGKSTLARALLGVWPSLVGTVRLDGADISQWRREELGQYIGYLPQDIELFEGTISQNISRFGPVNAPAVVAAASMAGVHELILQLPDGYDTLIGANGGGLSGGQRQRIGLARALYGEPRLVVLDEPNSNLDDAGEKMLAEALQKLRQSRATVFVITHRSGVLAQVDKLLVLNHGELSLFGPRDQVLARLRDVTPTTRQAAAIQP; from the coding sequence GCAGCGCCAGTCTGTCGACGCTGTTGATGCTGACGTTGATCATGTTGCTGTTGATGATCACGATGGGTGGCTTGGAGTGGGTCCGTTCGCGGATTATGGTGCGGATCAGTACTCGACTGGACACGCTGCTGAGCCGGCGTCTGTTCGACGCCAGTTTCAAGCAGGCGCTCAATACCAGTGGCATGAATGCCACGGCCCAGCCTTTGAGCGACCTGAACGGTTTGCGCCAGTTCCTGACGGGCAACGGCCTGTTTGCATTTTTCGACGCGCCGTGGATCCCGATCTACCTGGCTGTCATGTTCATGTTTCATTCCTGGTACGGCTGGATGGGGATCGTGAGTGCCGTGTTACTGGGCGCGCTGGCCTTTGCCAACGAAAAGCTCACCCACTCGCCGCTGCAGGCTGCCAATCGTGAACAGATGGCGGCCACTGCGTTCACCAACAAAAGTTTGCGCAATGCCGAAGTGGTGGAATCCATGGGCATGCTTGCCAGCTTGCGCGAGCACTGGAGCGGGCGAACCCATAAGATTCTCGCCCTGCAAAGCCTGGCCAGCGACCGTGCCGCGACCATCACCTCGGTGTCCAGGACGTTCCGGCAGATTGTTCAGTCGCTGGTGTTGGGCCTGGGTGCCTATTTGACGATCAATCACGAGATTTCGTCGGGGCTGATGATTGCCGGCTCGATTTTGCTGGGGCGTGCGTTGGCGCCCATCGATCAGTTGATCGGCGTATGGAAAGGCTTCCTGGGTGCCCGCGCGCAATATGCCCGGCTGCACGAGTTGTTGCTCAAGATTGCCGCCGAGCCTGAACGCATGCCGTTGCCGGCACCCGAAGGAGCGATTCGCGTCGAGGGTCTTTCGGCGGGATCGCCGGACGCTCGCAAACCGATTATCCGCGGCGTGGATTTCCAGGTGGCCGCGGGCGAAGTGGTGGGCATCATTGGCCCCAGCGGTGCCGGGAAGTCGACCCTGGCCAGGGCGTTGTTGGGCGTCTGGCCAAGCCTGGTCGGCACTGTGCGCCTGGACGGGGCCGACATCAGCCAATGGCGTCGGGAGGAGTTGGGTCAGTACATCGGTTATCTGCCCCAGGACATCGAACTCTTCGAAGGCACGATCAGCCAGAACATCTCCCGCTTCGGCCCGGTGAACGCTCCTGCCGTGGTCGCCGCCGCGAGCATGGCGGGTGTGCATGAGTTGATTCTGCAACTGCCCGATGGCTACGACACCTTGATCGGAGCCAATGGCGGTGGGTTGTCCGGCGGCCAGCGACAACGTATCGGCCTGGCCCGCGCCTTGTACGGTGAGCCGCGCCTGGTGGTGCTCGATGAACCGAACTCCAACCTGGACGATGCCGGAGAAAAGATGCTCGCCGAGGCGCTGCAAAAGCTCAGGCAGAGCAGGGCCACGGTGTTTGTCATTACCCATCGATCCGGCGTGCTGGCGCAGGTGGACAAGCTGCTGGTGCTCAATCATGGCGAACTGAGTCTGTTCGGGCCGCGGGATCAGGTCCTGGCCCGCCTGCGAGATGTAACACCCACGACCCGGCAGGCTGCCGCGATTCAACCGTAG